From the Paludibacterium paludis genome, one window contains:
- a CDS encoding DUF2325 domain-containing protein, with protein MKKALIVGGDNVDLVRRELAAQGYEDVQHWPGRKPGECRRPFPRHIDLVVVMLGHVNHTLCQRVRHEAGRQRLPILFSGRKHTAPLKTQLAGASP; from the coding sequence ATGAAAAAAGCACTGATCGTTGGCGGCGACAATGTGGATCTGGTTCGGCGCGAACTGGCCGCGCAAGGCTACGAAGACGTTCAACACTGGCCGGGCCGCAAGCCCGGCGAATGCCGGCGCCCCTTTCCGCGCCATATCGATCTGGTGGTCGTCATGCTCGGCCACGTGAATCATACCCTGTGCCAGCGGGTGCGGCATGAGGCCGGCCGGCAGCGCCTGCCCATCCTGTTCTCCGGCCGCAAGCACACCGCCCCGCTCAAAACCCAGCTTGCCGGGGCATCGCCATGA
- a CDS encoding MFS transporter — translation MAYGVMGDHSPSDTFSDPSGARGEWAARVLGYASLGGALEFYNFIIFVFFAREIGQLFFPVGIPPWLRDLQVYGLFAAGYLARPLGGLVMAHFGDRRGRKGVFILSLLLMAAPTLAIGLLPTYAQIGASAPLALLALRLVQGVAVGGEVPGGWIFVAEHVPAWRRGFACGVMSAALALGILVASLITTLIGSAFDRAEVLDGVWRVPFLLGGVFGLLAVLLRRRLVETPVFLDLSGSLATENGLPLGKALTLGKRASAESMVLTWLLASFILTVILILPGALQERFAAEPASALLGNSLAILCLIAGSMCAGMVADRHGTDVALLGGAACLGACQLWLFASLAPGEHLFFLPYALTGFFVGVTGAVPSAMVERFPAAFRYSGISLAYNVAYAICAVATPLIVTALFDIGRMAVSAYLALVCLAVVWLSARRWRRKGRSTPKPAVS, via the coding sequence ATGGCCTACGGAGTTATGGGCGACCATTCCCCAAGCGATACCTTTTCCGATCCGTCCGGCGCCCGCGGTGAATGGGCGGCCAGGGTGCTGGGTTACGCCTCGCTGGGTGGCGCCCTGGAATTCTACAATTTCATTATTTTCGTGTTTTTCGCCAGGGAAATCGGGCAACTGTTCTTCCCGGTCGGCATTCCCCCCTGGCTGCGCGATCTGCAGGTCTACGGACTGTTCGCCGCGGGCTATCTGGCCCGGCCGCTGGGCGGTCTGGTGATGGCGCATTTCGGTGACCGGCGCGGACGCAAGGGCGTGTTCATTCTCAGCCTGCTGCTGATGGCGGCGCCGACGCTGGCGATCGGCCTGCTGCCGACCTATGCGCAGATCGGCGCCTCCGCGCCCCTTGCCCTGCTGGCGTTGCGGCTGGTTCAGGGAGTGGCGGTCGGAGGGGAGGTGCCCGGCGGCTGGATTTTCGTGGCGGAGCATGTGCCGGCCTGGCGGCGGGGTTTTGCCTGCGGTGTGATGAGCGCCGCGCTGGCGCTGGGGATTCTGGTGGCGTCGCTGATCACCACCCTGATCGGCAGCGCGTTCGATCGGGCCGAGGTGCTGGATGGCGTCTGGCGCGTGCCTTTCCTGCTGGGCGGCGTGTTCGGCCTCCTGGCGGTGTTGCTGCGCCGCCGTCTGGTCGAAACACCGGTGTTTCTCGATTTGAGCGGCAGCCTCGCGACCGAGAACGGCTTGCCGTTGGGCAAGGCGCTGACCCTGGGCAAGCGGGCGTCGGCCGAATCGATGGTGCTGACCTGGCTGCTGGCGTCGTTCATTCTGACGGTGATCCTGATTCTGCCCGGCGCTTTGCAGGAGCGCTTCGCCGCCGAGCCGGCCTCGGCGCTTCTTGGCAACTCGCTGGCGATTCTGTGCCTGATCGCCGGATCGATGTGCGCGGGCATGGTGGCCGACCGCCACGGAACCGATGTCGCCTTGCTGGGCGGAGCGGCGTGCCTTGGCGCGTGCCAGTTGTGGTTGTTCGCGAGTCTTGCGCCCGGGGAGCATCTGTTTTTCCTGCCGTACGCGCTGACCGGTTTTTTTGTCGGGGTGACCGGCGCCGTTCCCTCGGCGATGGTGGAGCGTTTTCCCGCCGCGTTCCGCTACAGCGGCATTTCCCTGGCCTACAATGTGGCCTACGCCATCTGCGCCGTGGCGACGCCCCTGATCGTGACCGCCCTTTTCGACATCGGCAGGATGGCCGTGTCCGCCTACCTTGCGCTGGTTTGCCTTGCCGTTGTCTGGCTTAGCGCGCGCAGGTGGCGGCGCAAGGGGCGGAGTACGCCGAAGCCAGCCGTGTCGTGA
- a CDS encoding type IV pilin protein, with amino-acid sequence MNRHGQGFTLVELMIVVAIVTILATIAIPSYTNHIARTRTRGAMADLTALALALENLYQVNLAYPGQNTANTAATIALFTAGGAQNGTWTPAQSDNFDYTVTFDSTPGYALAATGKAGSSVAGCVVRLDSSNAKSAPSCPVQWN; translated from the coding sequence ATGAATCGACACGGACAGGGCTTCACGCTGGTCGAATTGATGATCGTCGTCGCGATCGTCACCATTCTCGCCACCATCGCCATCCCTTCCTATACCAATCACATTGCCCGCACCCGAACCCGCGGCGCGATGGCCGACCTGACGGCGCTGGCGCTCGCCCTGGAAAACCTCTACCAGGTCAATCTCGCCTACCCCGGCCAGAACACCGCGAACACCGCCGCCACGATCGCGCTGTTCACCGCGGGCGGCGCGCAAAACGGAACGTGGACACCGGCACAGTCCGACAATTTCGATTACACCGTCACCTTCGACAGCACCCCGGGCTACGCCCTCGCCGCGACAGGCAAGGCAGGCTCGTCGGTGGCAGGCTGCGTCGTTCGGCTCGACAGCAGCAACGCGAAGAGCGCGCCATCATGTCCGGTTCAATGGAACTGA
- a CDS encoding pilus assembly FimT family protein has protein sequence MSGSMELTQRGATLMELMVTLVILAALLVTLAPLTGQWLGRGQQRASRCALVNAIDMTRGLALRNLPAATDTPPAVLCLSPTALNVYRGDRLPSACPSSPDARAVWSTAATAASPFFTPANGAVVPSATACYALDSAGTPADATIGATSCDPRLESRLIKDALYANCRFK, from the coding sequence ATGTCCGGTTCAATGGAACTGACACAGCGAGGCGCGACCCTGATGGAGCTCATGGTGACACTCGTCATCCTGGCGGCTCTGCTGGTCACGCTCGCGCCGCTGACCGGGCAATGGCTCGGCCGCGGACAACAGCGCGCATCCCGGTGCGCGCTGGTCAACGCCATCGATATGACCCGCGGTCTTGCGCTGCGCAATCTGCCGGCCGCCACGGACACCCCTCCCGCGGTGCTATGCCTGTCGCCGACAGCGCTGAATGTTTACCGCGGCGACCGGCTGCCGTCCGCGTGCCCCTCGTCGCCCGATGCGCGGGCGGTCTGGTCGACGGCCGCGACCGCGGCCAGCCCGTTCTTCACCCCGGCAAACGGCGCCGTGGTTCCGTCCGCCACGGCCTGCTATGCGTTGGACAGTGCCGGAACGCCGGCAGACGCAACGATCGGTGCCACCTCTTGCGACCCCCGGCTCGAGAGCCGGCTGATCAAGGATGCGCTTTATGCCAACTGCCGTTTCAAATAA
- a CDS encoding type IV pilus modification PilV family protein encodes MPTAVSNKRRQRGDMLLEALVAMLVMTALGLGLVFTQGRAAVAQKTLRSQNLAVVRMRVLLQGDQAALCQTPSPTLPLTPSVSLPLTVRCSTRNMAVDAPAAGTGSAAVTVPVVTLSVSSPALLGPGTLTLSTVAP; translated from the coding sequence ATGCCAACTGCCGTTTCAAATAAGCGCCGACAACGGGGCGACATGCTGCTCGAAGCGCTGGTCGCCATGCTGGTCATGACTGCGCTGGGACTGGGACTGGTGTTCACGCAAGGCCGCGCGGCCGTCGCGCAAAAAACCCTGCGCAGCCAGAACCTCGCGGTGGTGCGCATGCGCGTGCTGCTGCAGGGCGACCAGGCCGCCTTGTGCCAGACGCCCTCCCCGACCCTGCCATTGACGCCCTCGGTTTCGCTGCCCCTGACGGTACGCTGCTCGACGCGCAACATGGCCGTGGATGCGCCGGCAGCGGGAACCGGCAGCGCGGCGGTAACCGTTCCGGTGGTGACCCTGTCGGTCAGCAGCCCCGCGCTCCTCGGACCTGGGACCCTGACCCTTTCCACGGTGGCGCCATGA
- a CDS encoding helix-turn-helix domain-containing protein, translating to MNHTSHNDINFDPRAMRRRLDLNQHEFWSAVGVTQSGGSRYEQDRRIPKPVMELLRLRYQLGIRLEHINEKNAAMIRAIVEGELDTGTLRNQLNKIRKVIDASHALAMTAAEVSNAAESLLEERATVSE from the coding sequence ATGAACCATACCAGTCATAACGACATCAATTTCGACCCGCGCGCAATGCGACGGAGGCTGGACCTCAACCAGCACGAATTCTGGTCGGCGGTTGGTGTAACCCAGTCCGGCGGATCGCGATACGAGCAGGACCGCCGCATACCCAAGCCTGTTATGGAGTTGTTGCGTCTCCGCTATCAGCTCGGCATCCGGTTGGAACACATCAACGAGAAAAATGCCGCGATGATCCGCGCCATTGTGGAAGGAGAGCTGGACACGGGCACCTTGCGCAACCAGCTCAACAAGATCCGCAAGGTGATCGACGCCAGTCATGCGCTGGCGATGACCGCCGCCGAAGTGTCCAACGCCGCCGAGTCCCTGCTCGAAGAAAGGGCGACGGTTTCCGAGTGA
- a CDS encoding alkaline phosphatase, translated as MLVKRCCAILLALWGVQASAQAIYPIDRATMVVDGKFDFKVEFDGVVDPSSVTITVNGQPYEKVLGAKAAFLPNEDNGKASSYILRDISIKHPGKYEVVATAAGKSMKVNWEVYATGPRTAKNVILFIGDGMTVANRTAARVLSQGIKEGKYMGKLSFDDMPRMALIGTSGVESLITDSANSMSAYTTGHKSSNNALGVYASRAKNNLDHPKVETIAELVKRKTGMAVGIVTDAEVEDATPAGMVAHTRRRSDKSEIAEWLFLKGADVVMGGGSAYFLPKSTPGSKRKDDNNLIDLFKSDGFAFATTATELKSAVKPDTRKLLGLFNTGNMDGSLDRFYLKGGTVKQFPDQPDLTEMTRKALEVLSRNKDGFVLLVEAGLIDKASHPLDWERSVYDTIMLSNAVKIAKDFAAKNNDTLVMVTPDHTHGLSLVGTIDDNAKGTEMRDKIGVYEEAGYPNYPAPDKNGYPPSVDVSKRLAMFYGNFPDYYETFHPKLDEPFAPTVKNDKGQYVANEAYKNVPGAVLRVGNLPRSADTGTHTADDGVLTAMGPGSERIHGFMDNTEVFRTMVEALGLGYDGKTKGKTPAKPATRR; from the coding sequence ATGCTGGTTAAGCGCTGTTGTGCCATTTTGCTGGCACTGTGGGGAGTTCAGGCTTCGGCCCAGGCGATCTATCCGATCGACCGCGCCACGATGGTGGTCGACGGCAAGTTCGATTTCAAGGTCGAATTCGACGGGGTGGTCGATCCTTCCTCCGTTACGATCACCGTCAATGGCCAGCCCTACGAGAAAGTGCTCGGCGCCAAAGCCGCTTTCCTGCCCAACGAGGATAACGGCAAGGCTTCGAGCTACATCCTCCGCGACATCTCCATCAAGCATCCCGGCAAATACGAAGTCGTGGCCACCGCCGCCGGCAAAAGCATGAAAGTGAACTGGGAGGTTTACGCCACCGGTCCTCGCACGGCCAAGAACGTCATTCTGTTCATCGGCGACGGCATGACCGTCGCCAACCGGACCGCCGCTCGCGTTCTGTCCCAGGGAATCAAGGAAGGCAAGTACATGGGCAAGCTGTCGTTCGACGACATGCCCCGCATGGCGCTGATCGGCACCTCGGGTGTCGAGTCGCTGATCACCGACTCCGCCAACTCGATGAGCGCCTACACCACCGGTCACAAATCGAGCAATAACGCGCTGGGCGTGTACGCTTCCCGCGCCAAGAACAACCTGGATCATCCCAAGGTCGAGACCATCGCCGAACTCGTCAAACGCAAGACCGGCATGGCGGTCGGCATCGTGACCGACGCCGAAGTCGAGGACGCCACCCCCGCCGGCATGGTGGCCCACACCCGCCGTCGTTCCGACAAATCCGAGATCGCCGAATGGCTGTTCCTGAAAGGCGCCGATGTGGTGATGGGCGGCGGCAGCGCGTACTTCCTGCCGAAGTCGACGCCGGGCTCCAAGCGCAAGGACGACAATAATCTCATCGACCTGTTCAAGAGCGACGGTTTTGCCTTCGCCACCACGGCCACCGAACTGAAAAGCGCGGTCAAGCCCGACACCCGCAAGCTGCTTGGCCTGTTCAACACCGGCAACATGGACGGCTCGCTGGACCGTTTCTACCTGAAGGGCGGCACGGTCAAGCAGTTCCCTGATCAGCCGGATCTGACCGAAATGACCCGCAAGGCGCTGGAAGTGCTGTCGCGCAACAAGGACGGTTTTGTGCTGCTGGTCGAGGCGGGCCTGATCGACAAGGCGAGCCACCCGCTGGATTGGGAACGCAGCGTTTACGACACGATCATGCTCAGCAACGCCGTGAAGATCGCCAAGGATTTCGCCGCCAAGAATAACGACACGCTCGTGATGGTCACTCCCGACCATACCCACGGCCTGTCGCTGGTCGGAACGATCGACGACAACGCCAAGGGCACCGAAATGCGCGACAAGATCGGCGTTTACGAAGAGGCGGGGTATCCCAACTACCCGGCTCCCGACAAGAACGGCTATCCGCCGAGCGTCGATGTCTCCAAGCGACTGGCGATGTTCTACGGCAATTTCCCGGATTACTACGAAACTTTCCATCCGAAGCTGGATGAGCCCTTCGCCCCGACCGTCAAGAATGACAAGGGTCAGTATGTGGCCAACGAGGCATACAAGAATGTTCCGGGCGCCGTGCTTCGCGTCGGCAACCTGCCGCGCAGCGCCGACACCGGTACGCATACCGCCGACGATGGTGTGCTGACCGCCATGGGACCGGGATCCGAGCGCATCCACGGCTTCATGGACAACACCGAAGTGTTCCGCACCATGGTCGAAGCGCTCGGTCTCGGTTACGACGGCAAGACCAAGGGCAAGACTCCGGCGAAACCGGCCACCCGCCGCTGA
- a CDS encoding ABC transporter ATP-binding protein — MDIPSVASALRIAGLKLAYPQDDGQRLTVLDIDELTLGQGEHVALLGPSGCGKTTLLHVLCGITRADAGTVSWFGEPLEGWTESRTDRWRWRNVGLVFQQFHLFGGLSALDNVMLPTTFGRCPDKSALREHALMLLEEVGVRAGQRADSLSRGQMQRVAMARALLFRPPVVLADEPTASLDQVHAAKAMNLLARLCRDNGSTLIAATHDPLLASLMTRRLSLSGGRLIP; from the coding sequence ATGGACATCCCCTCCGTCGCGTCCGCCCTTCGCATCGCGGGACTGAAACTCGCCTACCCGCAAGACGACGGTCAACGCCTCACCGTTCTGGACATCGACGAGTTGACGCTCGGGCAAGGGGAGCATGTCGCACTGCTCGGACCGTCCGGATGCGGAAAAACCACCCTGCTCCATGTGCTTTGCGGCATCACGCGCGCCGATGCCGGAACGGTATCGTGGTTCGGCGAACCGCTCGAAGGCTGGACGGAAAGCCGCACGGACCGGTGGCGCTGGCGCAATGTCGGCCTGGTTTTTCAGCAGTTTCATTTGTTCGGCGGATTGAGCGCCCTGGACAACGTCATGTTGCCGACAACCTTCGGCCGCTGCCCGGACAAAAGCGCCTTGCGCGAGCATGCCCTGATGTTGCTTGAAGAGGTCGGCGTCCGCGCCGGCCAGCGCGCCGACAGCCTGTCGCGCGGGCAGATGCAGCGTGTGGCGATGGCGCGCGCGCTGCTGTTCCGTCCGCCCGTCGTGCTGGCGGACGAACCCACGGCCAGCCTCGATCAGGTTCATGCCGCCAAGGCCATGAACCTTCTGGCGCGCCTGTGCCGCGACAACGGCAGCACCCTGATCGCGGCCACCCACGATCCCCTGCTCGCCTCGCTCATGACGCGGCGCCTGTCGCTTTCGGGAGGGCGACTGATCCCATGA
- a CDS encoding FtsX-like permease family protein, with protein MNPFSLAFAQLWRNRLSVGALIVLLATAMALGVTIGCLERGLRQSSARAADRFPILVGARGSTTQLVLTGVYLQPAALDLMPADTLLKIQSAPGVAMAAPLAFGDYAGSHPIIGTSAQFVVGFGPLASGRPFVRIDEAVIGSAVPIAMGGRIRPLHGTPEENLLEAHEHTELSYRVVGRLAPTGTPWDNAVTVPVEAVWAVHHLGHEHESGTGSRDDKDVSPATPDTAMRIGPPWTRGTAHPLPAIVVRPHSIGDAYRLRQALKSPTDTAVFPAEILTGLYGTLGDVRTLLTFAASGIEGMVLLAALLAIVASLASRRQALAVVRALGAPRAYVLGLIWTEVTAIVVSGAVLGLVLGLAGATALAAWLGKNTGLHLLIGLSWHEALNVALAALAGILAGLIPAYLAYRQPVDTNLDAS; from the coding sequence ATGAATCCGTTTTCTCTGGCTTTTGCGCAACTGTGGCGCAACCGTCTTTCCGTGGGCGCGCTGATCGTGCTGCTGGCCACGGCCATGGCGCTGGGCGTCACCATCGGTTGCCTGGAACGCGGCCTCAGGCAGTCGAGCGCGCGCGCCGCCGACCGCTTTCCCATCCTGGTCGGAGCCCGCGGCAGCACCACCCAGCTGGTACTCACCGGCGTTTACCTGCAGCCTGCCGCGCTCGATCTCATGCCGGCCGACACACTGCTGAAGATCCAGTCCGCACCGGGGGTGGCCATGGCGGCGCCACTGGCGTTCGGCGATTATGCCGGTTCACACCCGATCATCGGCACATCGGCCCAATTCGTCGTCGGCTTCGGCCCTCTTGCCTCGGGCCGGCCTTTCGTCCGCATCGACGAAGCCGTCATCGGCAGTGCCGTTCCCATCGCCATGGGCGGGCGCATTCGCCCCTTGCATGGCACGCCCGAGGAGAACCTTCTCGAGGCGCACGAGCATACCGAGCTGAGTTACCGGGTGGTCGGCAGACTCGCACCGACCGGCACCCCCTGGGACAATGCGGTGACGGTTCCGGTGGAGGCGGTCTGGGCGGTGCACCATCTTGGTCATGAGCACGAAAGCGGCACAGGATCCAGGGATGACAAGGATGTATCACCCGCGACGCCCGACACCGCGATGCGGATCGGTCCGCCCTGGACGCGCGGAACCGCGCACCCCCTTCCGGCCATCGTGGTGCGGCCGCATTCGATCGGCGACGCCTACCGCCTGCGCCAGGCCCTGAAGTCACCGACGGATACCGCCGTCTTTCCCGCGGAGATCCTGACCGGTCTCTATGGCACGCTGGGCGATGTCCGGACCCTGCTGACCTTTGCCGCCTCGGGCATTGAAGGCATGGTACTGCTGGCCGCCCTGCTCGCCATTGTCGCATCGCTTGCCTCGCGCAGGCAGGCGCTGGCCGTGGTACGGGCGCTGGGCGCTCCGCGCGCCTATGTGCTGGGCCTGATCTGGACCGAAGTGACAGCCATCGTCGTGTCAGGAGCGGTACTGGGACTGGTGTTGGGATTGGCCGGCGCCACCGCCCTCGCCGCCTGGCTGGGCAAAAACACCGGTCTGCACCTGTTGATCGGGCTCTCCTGGCACGAAGCGCTCAATGTTGCGCTGGCGGCGCTGGCCGGTATACTGGCAGGCCTGATACCCGCTTATCTTGCCTACCGCCAGCCGGTGGACACGAATCTTGACGCATCATGA
- a CDS encoding cysteine-rich CWC family protein has translation MNDNDAGEIPSPCRQTCRLDPSGKTCEGCGRTIDEIARWSAMNAGERLAVRRRLGLPDTAWPAAATVACPRCGAPFTCGGHGTQACWCASLPPRPLDSAATGCLCPDCLKG, from the coding sequence ATGAACGACAACGACGCGGGGGAGATTCCCTCCCCTTGCCGGCAAACATGCCGGCTCGACCCTTCGGGCAAGACCTGCGAAGGCTGCGGGCGCACGATCGATGAGATCGCCCGCTGGTCGGCCATGAACGCCGGCGAGCGCCTTGCCGTGCGCCGGCGCCTTGGCCTGCCGGACACGGCATGGCCCGCCGCCGCGACCGTCGCCTGCCCCCGCTGCGGCGCACCCTTTACCTGTGGCGGCCACGGCACTCAGGCATGCTGGTGCGCGTCCCTGCCTCCCCGTCCCCTGGACTCGGCCGCCACGGGCTGTCTGTGTCCGGACTGCCTGAAAGGGTGA
- a CDS encoding acyloxyacyl hydrolase codes for MNHAPPHRFTRVFPERQRSFHGVTESASRSRALILLAIALALPATAMAEESRWGIHGALGVTDKPAARMKQAGIAAVWEPGLGWGKMDSAVFSMAVEGHLARWRPNDTTKSGITEIGVTPVLRLTRRYGDIRPYAEAGVGVRLLSHVRLSDTHTLSSAFQFADMIGAGLQAGNRQQYRIGIRFQHLSNAGIKRPNPGINFWQLYGQYVFG; via the coding sequence ATGAACCATGCCCCGCCCCATCGCTTTACCCGTGTTTTCCCGGAGCGCCAGCGCTCTTTCCATGGCGTTACGGAGTCCGCCAGCCGCTCCCGAGCCCTCATCCTGCTGGCGATCGCTTTGGCGCTGCCGGCCACGGCCATGGCCGAGGAGAGCCGATGGGGTATCCACGGCGCGCTGGGCGTGACCGACAAGCCCGCCGCGAGGATGAAACAGGCGGGCATTGCCGCGGTGTGGGAGCCGGGACTCGGCTGGGGAAAAATGGACTCGGCGGTGTTTTCCATGGCGGTAGAAGGGCACCTGGCCCGCTGGCGGCCCAATGACACGACGAAAAGCGGCATCACCGAAATCGGTGTGACGCCGGTACTGCGCCTGACGCGCCGTTACGGCGACATCCGGCCATACGCCGAGGCCGGTGTGGGCGTGCGTCTGCTGTCGCACGTTCGTCTTTCCGACACCCATACCCTTTCGAGCGCATTTCAGTTCGCCGACATGATCGGCGCGGGGCTTCAGGCGGGAAACCGCCAGCAGTACCGCATCGGCATTCGTTTCCAGCACCTGTCCAACGCCGGTATCAAGCGACCGAACCCCGGCATCAATTTCTGGCAACTGTACGGACAATACGTTTTCGGATGA
- a CDS encoding glutathione peroxidase gives MTAKLYQFVLPSLSGGELRLADHAGKVMLLVNTASACGFTPQLSALEALYRRFHSQGFVVIGFPCNQFGGQDPGTEAEIGTFCRVNHGVTFPLSAKIDVNGSGAAELWRYLKREAPGVLGSRAIKWNFTKFLVDREGRVHARYAPATHPDRLMPAIERLLSE, from the coding sequence ATGACTGCCAAACTCTACCAATTCGTCTTGCCGTCCCTCTCGGGGGGCGAGCTTCGTCTGGCCGACCATGCCGGCAAGGTCATGTTGCTTGTCAATACCGCCAGCGCATGTGGATTCACGCCCCAGTTGTCCGCGCTGGAAGCCTTGTATCGCCGCTTTCATTCGCAGGGATTCGTGGTGATCGGTTTTCCATGCAACCAGTTCGGCGGGCAGGATCCCGGAACGGAAGCCGAGATCGGCACATTCTGCCGCGTGAACCATGGTGTGACGTTTCCTCTGTCGGCCAAGATCGATGTGAACGGATCCGGGGCGGCCGAATTATGGCGTTACCTCAAGCGCGAGGCCCCCGGCGTGCTGGGCAGCCGCGCGATCAAATGGAATTTCACCAAGTTTCTTGTCGACCGGGAGGGGCGTGTGCATGCGCGCTACGCCCCCGCCACGCATCCGGACCGCCTGATGCCGGCCATCGAGCGGCTGCTGTCCGAATGA
- a CDS encoding IMPACT family protein has product MQQLVAPVRAEIEIRKSRFIALLYPVGSRDEAMRLLAGARSDWPDARHYCAVLLTPGDSMLNDDGEPSGTAARPMYNVLQHKQIGNVLAIVVRYFGGVKLGAGGLVRAYTQAVNEALKDARFVECIEFENVAVAIPFSREARLRHLCEEAGIEPGPVSYDSAHAVFTLRIPANERRERLEAIRSGLSGQLRLIGD; this is encoded by the coding sequence ATGCAACAACTGGTCGCCCCGGTTCGCGCGGAAATCGAAATCCGCAAGAGTCGTTTCATCGCCCTCCTCTACCCCGTCGGTTCCCGCGACGAAGCCATGCGCCTTCTGGCCGGGGCGCGCAGCGACTGGCCCGATGCGCGGCACTACTGTGCCGTATTGCTGACACCGGGCGACTCCATGCTCAACGATGACGGCGAACCGTCCGGCACCGCCGCAAGACCAATGTACAACGTTTTGCAGCACAAGCAGATCGGTAACGTTCTGGCGATTGTCGTGCGCTATTTCGGGGGGGTGAAGCTGGGGGCCGGAGGGTTGGTGCGGGCCTATACCCAGGCCGTCAACGAAGCGCTCAAGGACGCCCGGTTTGTCGAATGCATCGAGTTCGAGAATGTGGCCGTCGCCATTCCTTTCAGCCGCGAAGCGCGGCTACGCCATCTGTGCGAGGAGGCGGGCATCGAGCCCGGGCCGGTTAGCTATGATTCGGCTCACGCCGTTTTCACGCTGCGGATCCCGGCTAACGAACGGCGGGAGAGGCTGGAAGCGATCCGATCGGGCTTGTCCGGGCAATTGCGCCTGATCGGCGACTAG
- a CDS encoding choice-of-anchor A family protein → MAANDIARVRSFSISGVASDAFVFVNILGDNVDLSGNYDAFKAFTANNSTRVLFNLPGAANLSLQNLWLDAAVLAPNATISHSSGHINGPLHDLPLVVQQIDGNFLVEAGFNFTMPS, encoded by the coding sequence GTGGCGGCAAACGATATCGCCCGGGTACGCAGTTTCTCGATCTCCGGCGTGGCGAGCGATGCTTTCGTGTTCGTCAATATCCTGGGTGACAATGTCGACCTGAGCGGTAATTACGACGCCTTCAAGGCGTTCACCGCCAACAACAGCACCCGCGTGCTGTTCAATCTGCCGGGCGCGGCGAATTTGAGCCTGCAAAACCTGTGGCTGGATGCCGCCGTGCTTGCCCCCAATGCCACGATCAGTCATTCGTCGGGGCATATCAACGGTCCGCTGCATGACCTCCCCCTTGTCGTTCAGCAGATTGACGGAAACTTCCTGGTAGAGGCTGGCTTCAACTTCACCATGCCATCATGA